Proteins encoded by one window of Tunturibacter psychrotolerans:
- a CDS encoding PP2C family protein-serine/threonine phosphatase, translated as MTDRPLSLKKKITRFFKEKLTPSGYASRDHFEEILLEVGRTLSLDELLVTCPRNISSALHLSSFHILLREDSDYVPQGAARDLTSGFIFPASSATILRLKRERRPSPFKKHTPDAWQLLASSHEIAALNALGAQLLIPFEGRTGLRGFATLAKPEGKHFLRHELRFLRELSQQMGRGLETARHVKSLSEEAVNRAKVTRELDLAREVQERLLPQSLPAVPGIDSAATYKSADEVGGDYYDLFITWKGLLCCVVADVSGKGIASALLMATLRASLRSLMINHREDPVTAVIEDLNRLLYEASAASRYATLVFFVYDPTAQTLTYVNAGHNPPLLLNDSEVTRLECGGPVLGLLPDATYEEQTLAFNPGDTLTIYTDGITEAINSRGVEWEEQGLLAAVLEQNSPSAAAAVQDILFSLHSFASGTPQVDDMTLLVLRRT; from the coding sequence ATGACCGACAGACCTCTTTCTCTAAAAAAGAAAATAACCCGCTTCTTCAAGGAAAAGCTGACCCCCAGCGGATATGCCTCTCGCGATCACTTCGAAGAAATCCTGCTCGAAGTCGGCCGCACACTCTCTCTTGACGAATTGCTCGTCACCTGCCCCCGCAACATCTCATCCGCCCTGCACCTCTCTTCCTTCCACATCCTGCTTCGTGAAGACTCCGACTACGTCCCTCAGGGAGCCGCCCGCGACCTTACCTCCGGCTTCATCTTTCCCGCCAGCTCCGCCACCATCCTCCGCCTCAAGCGTGAACGAAGGCCCTCCCCCTTCAAAAAGCACACGCCCGACGCTTGGCAACTCCTCGCCTCCTCCCATGAGATCGCCGCCCTCAACGCCCTCGGAGCTCAACTCCTCATACCCTTCGAAGGCCGCACTGGCTTACGCGGCTTTGCCACACTAGCCAAACCCGAGGGCAAGCACTTCCTCCGCCACGAGCTTCGCTTCCTCCGCGAACTCAGCCAGCAGATGGGCCGCGGTCTCGAGACCGCCCGCCACGTAAAATCTCTCAGCGAAGAGGCCGTCAACCGTGCCAAAGTCACCCGCGAACTCGATCTCGCCCGCGAGGTCCAGGAGCGACTCTTGCCCCAGTCTCTCCCCGCCGTTCCCGGCATCGACTCCGCAGCTACTTATAAAAGCGCCGATGAGGTCGGCGGCGATTATTACGACCTCTTCATCACCTGGAAAGGTCTCCTCTGCTGTGTCGTCGCAGACGTCAGCGGCAAAGGCATTGCGTCCGCCCTGCTCATGGCCACCCTCCGCGCCTCGCTTCGCAGCCTCATGATCAATCACCGCGAAGACCCAGTCACCGCCGTCATCGAAGACCTCAACCGCCTCCTCTACGAAGCCTCCGCGGCCAGCCGCTACGCCACACTCGTCTTCTTCGTCTACGATCCCACAGCGCAGACCCTCACCTACGTCAACGCCGGTCACAATCCGCCTCTGCTGCTCAACGACAGCGAGGTCACCAGGCTCGAATGCGGCGGCCCTGTCCTCGGCCTGCTCCCCGATGCTACCTACGAAGAGCAGACCCTCGCCTTCAACCCTGGCGACACCCTCACCATCTACACCGACGGCATCACCGAAGCCATCAACTCTCGCGGTGTCGAATGGGAAGAGCAGGGCCTCCTCGCCGCAGTCCTCGAACAAAACTCGCCTTCCGCCGCGGCCGCCGTACAGGACATCCTTTTTTCACTCCACTCCTTTGCCTCCGGAACTCCCCAGGTCGACGACATGACGCTCCTCGTCCTTCGCAGAACGTGA
- a CDS encoding DUF4239 domain-containing protein has product MLSYAQSSMLVVVAMLVSVFMVLVLNWVWPIPNRKLINDVTGWQLGILGTTYGVILGFMLYTVWIDFRAAEINAAQEASSLLSVTRIASALPAEEREEFRTLGMKYADAVVHQEWPAMQRQEESRAGEMIEVDMWKLLAVVKNDASTSNSVDHLTQELSQLSERRGLREEQLRVRLPVVLWILLLAGGGATVLSSCILGNDNKWLHYCQVLALTFVVAVTLTAIADLARPFEGSVTVSPIAFERVQTIMQLDAPR; this is encoded by the coding sequence ATGTTGAGTTACGCGCAGAGTAGCATGCTGGTGGTTGTGGCGATGCTGGTGTCAGTGTTCATGGTGCTGGTGCTCAACTGGGTGTGGCCGATTCCGAATCGTAAGCTTATCAACGATGTGACGGGATGGCAGCTGGGGATTCTGGGAACGACGTATGGCGTGATTCTGGGGTTCATGCTGTACACGGTGTGGATTGACTTTCGCGCGGCGGAGATCAATGCGGCGCAGGAGGCCAGCTCGCTGTTGAGTGTGACGCGGATTGCGTCGGCATTGCCGGCCGAGGAGCGGGAGGAGTTTCGAACGCTGGGGATGAAGTATGCCGATGCGGTGGTGCATCAGGAGTGGCCGGCGATGCAGCGCCAAGAGGAGAGTCGCGCTGGAGAGATGATCGAGGTAGATATGTGGAAGCTGCTTGCGGTGGTGAAGAACGACGCGAGTACGTCGAACAGTGTGGACCATCTGACCCAGGAGCTGAGTCAGCTTTCGGAGAGGCGGGGCTTGCGGGAGGAGCAGCTTCGAGTGCGGTTGCCGGTTGTGTTGTGGATTTTGCTGCTGGCGGGCGGAGGAGCGACGGTGCTGTCTTCGTGCATCCTGGGGAACGACAATAAATGGCTCCACTACTGCCAGGTGCTGGCGCTGACGTTTGTGGTTGCGGTGACGCTAACGGCGATTGCGGATCTGGCGAGACCGTTTGAGGGCTCGGTGACGGTGAGCCCGATTGCGTTTGAGCGCGTGCAGACGATCATGCAGCTGGATGCGCCACGGTAG
- a CDS encoding DUF4232 domain-containing protein produces the protein MTKPASNAVYVVVAVVLILASSASATPLQSASTLLACTAAQLSLSFDSEGGNFDGMSQSGTLLVLRNIGAQTCTVSGQPALVFEDASHTKLPISLESPPGMHPGPIILPVAIPANAEATGELHWVSGEVYDNSQCYSPAFVAISFGTDVLHAPFTGHLCAPSGQDAKYRFAYLKRDPVYVRSKS, from the coding sequence GTGACCAAACCAGCCTCGAACGCGGTCTATGTAGTAGTCGCAGTGGTGCTCATCCTCGCCTCTTCCGCGAGCGCGACCCCGCTGCAATCCGCGTCGACCCTGCTGGCCTGCACCGCCGCGCAGCTTTCGCTCTCCTTCGACAGCGAAGGCGGCAACTTCGACGGTATGTCGCAGTCCGGCACCCTCCTGGTCCTACGCAACATCGGTGCTCAAACCTGCACCGTCTCCGGCCAGCCCGCGCTAGTCTTCGAAGACGCCTCTCACACCAAACTTCCCATCTCCCTCGAATCCCCACCCGGAATGCACCCCGGCCCCATCATCCTCCCCGTAGCCATCCCTGCGAACGCCGAGGCCACCGGCGAATTGCACTGGGTCTCCGGCGAAGTCTACGACAACAGCCAGTGTTACTCCCCGGCCTTCGTCGCGATCTCCTTCGGCACCGACGTCCTCCACGCCCCCTTCACCGGCCATCTCTGCGCGCCCTCAGGACAAGACGCCAAATACCGCTTTGCCTACCTCAAACGCGACCCAGTCTACGTGCGCTCGAAATCCTAA
- the secA gene encoding preprotein translocase subunit SecA translates to MLNSVIAKVFGTSNERAVKRIQPTVAQINALEPTIQALSDEALRNKTAEFRQRIAAAISHIADTPENADERYAAEKEALTAILPEAFAVVREAGKRAVGMRHFDVQLLGGIVLHSGKIAEMKTGEGKTLVATLPCYLNALAGRGVHVVTVNDYLAKRDAEWMGKIYGFLGLTVGVIVHDLDDQQRRDAYASDITYGTNNEFGFDYLRDNMKFELKDQVQRGHYYCIVDEVDSILIDEARTPLIISGPTDQTTDKYARVNIIIPKLELGELIESLETKTWSGDYVVDEKTRSITVTDEGWEKIEGLLGIGNIADPENWDLKHHVEVAIKAHSLYKRDVEYVVKEGEVIIVDEFTGRLMPGRRWSDGLHQAVEAKEGVAIRKEDQTLATITFQNYFRMYKKLSGMTGTAETEAAEFDKIYKLDIVVTPTNRKMLRIENPDVVYRTAKEKYFAVADEIARLHGEKQPVLVGTTSIEKSELLSEILKRKGVRHVVLNAKFHEKEAEIVAQAGRLGMVTIATNMAGRGTDILLGGNAEFMARQDLVRKQQARAVSAAEGAINPVAGPGMVRFYYTGQEFETTQAAWDAATAAHDGAAKTEHESVISAGGLHILGTERHESRRVDNQLRGRAGRQGDPGSSRFFLSLEDDLMRIFAREWVSTLLQRLGMEEGVPIESGMISRRIEAAQKAVETQNFESRKHVLEYDDVMNKQREAVYGLRRQLMEGVDQKQLITDDYTSTILSSVLDENAPEKVHADEWKLEPLFSQIYDVFGAHLEKEIDATALNRHELGEAIFQNLRARYDIKEQILGAEAMRYHERIVMLSVLDGLWKDHLLAMDHLKEGIGLRGYAQQDPLVAYKKESFEMFEGMMMRFQEDTARHLFRMQIIGPDGTPIESAEQLAQAQAHAQALAQAQQAQQQLASASPQNALPPSGPPQHTNAPAARQNAPAPPPNRAPSTTIDALEREFQKKKQRELEQARSVGSASAETNGTGPRHAGEKVGRNDECPCGSGKKYKKCHGATA, encoded by the coding sequence TTGCTCAACTCAGTCATTGCAAAAGTCTTTGGCACCAGTAACGAACGCGCCGTCAAGCGCATCCAGCCTACCGTCGCGCAGATAAACGCGCTCGAGCCGACCATTCAGGCGCTCTCCGACGAGGCTCTGCGCAACAAGACCGCCGAGTTCCGCCAGCGCATCGCCGCGGCCATCTCCCACATCGCCGACACCCCAGAGAACGCCGACGAGCGTTACGCCGCCGAAAAGGAAGCCCTCACCGCCATCCTGCCCGAAGCCTTCGCCGTCGTCCGCGAAGCCGGCAAGCGCGCCGTAGGCATGCGCCACTTTGACGTCCAGCTCCTGGGCGGCATCGTCCTCCACTCCGGCAAGATTGCCGAGATGAAAACCGGCGAAGGAAAAACCCTCGTCGCCACCCTCCCCTGCTACCTCAACGCCCTCGCTGGTCGCGGCGTCCACGTAGTCACCGTCAACGACTACCTCGCCAAACGCGACGCCGAATGGATGGGCAAGATCTACGGTTTCCTCGGCCTCACCGTCGGCGTCATCGTCCACGATCTCGACGACCAGCAGCGCCGCGACGCCTACGCCTCCGACATCACCTACGGCACCAACAACGAGTTCGGCTTCGACTACCTCCGCGACAACATGAAGTTCGAGCTCAAGGATCAGGTTCAGCGCGGCCACTATTACTGCATCGTCGACGAAGTCGACTCCATCCTCATCGATGAAGCCCGCACCCCGCTCATCATCTCCGGCCCCACCGACCAAACCACCGACAAGTACGCCCGCGTCAACATCATCATCCCCAAGCTCGAGCTCGGCGAACTCATCGAATCCCTCGAAACCAAAACCTGGTCCGGCGACTACGTCGTTGACGAAAAAACCCGCTCCATCACCGTCACCGACGAGGGCTGGGAGAAGATCGAAGGCCTCCTCGGCATCGGCAACATCGCAGACCCCGAGAACTGGGACCTCAAGCACCACGTCGAAGTCGCCATCAAGGCCCACTCCCTCTACAAGCGCGACGTAGAGTACGTCGTCAAAGAGGGCGAGGTCATCATCGTCGACGAATTTACTGGCCGTCTCATGCCCGGCCGCCGCTGGTCCGACGGACTCCACCAGGCCGTCGAAGCCAAGGAAGGCGTCGCCATCCGCAAGGAAGACCAGACGCTCGCCACCATCACCTTCCAAAATTACTTCCGCATGTACAAAAAGCTCAGCGGCATGACCGGTACGGCCGAGACCGAAGCCGCGGAGTTCGACAAGATCTACAAGCTCGACATCGTCGTCACCCCAACCAACCGCAAGATGCTCCGCATCGAAAACCCCGACGTCGTCTACCGCACCGCGAAGGAGAAATACTTCGCCGTAGCCGACGAGATCGCCCGTCTACACGGCGAAAAACAGCCCGTCCTCGTCGGCACCACGTCGATCGAAAAATCCGAGCTGCTCTCCGAGATCCTCAAACGCAAAGGCGTTCGCCACGTAGTCCTCAACGCAAAGTTCCACGAAAAAGAAGCCGAAATCGTAGCCCAGGCCGGTCGTCTCGGCATGGTCACCATCGCCACCAACATGGCAGGCCGCGGTACCGACATCCTCCTCGGCGGCAACGCCGAGTTCATGGCCCGTCAAGACCTCGTCCGCAAACAACAAGCCCGCGCCGTCAGCGCAGCCGAAGGCGCAATCAATCCCGTAGCCGGCCCCGGTATGGTCCGCTTCTACTACACCGGCCAGGAATTCGAAACAACACAAGCCGCATGGGACGCCGCCACCGCCGCCCACGATGGCGCAGCCAAAACCGAGCACGAATCCGTCATCAGCGCAGGCGGCCTCCACATCCTCGGCACCGAACGCCACGAATCCCGCCGCGTCGACAATCAGCTTCGCGGACGCGCCGGCCGTCAAGGCGATCCCGGCTCCTCCCGCTTCTTCCTCTCGCTCGAAGACGACCTCATGCGCATCTTCGCCCGCGAGTGGGTCTCCACGCTTCTCCAGCGTCTCGGCATGGAAGAGGGCGTCCCCATCGAATCCGGCATGATCTCCCGCCGCATCGAAGCCGCGCAGAAGGCCGTCGAAACTCAAAACTTCGAATCCCGCAAACACGTCCTCGAGTACGACGACGTCATGAACAAGCAGCGCGAAGCCGTCTACGGCCTTCGCCGCCAGCTCATGGAAGGCGTCGATCAGAAGCAGCTCATCACCGACGACTACACCTCCACCATCCTCTCCAGCGTCCTCGACGAGAACGCCCCCGAAAAGGTCCACGCCGACGAGTGGAAGCTCGAGCCTCTCTTCTCGCAGATCTACGACGTCTTCGGCGCTCATCTCGAAAAAGAAATCGACGCGACCGCACTCAATCGCCACGAGCTAGGCGAAGCCATCTTCCAGAATCTTCGAGCCCGCTACGACATAAAGGAGCAGATCCTCGGCGCCGAAGCCATGCGCTACCACGAGCGCATCGTCATGCTCTCGGTCCTCGATGGTCTCTGGAAGGATCACCTCCTCGCAATGGATCACCTCAAGGAAGGCATCGGCCTCCGCGGTTACGCCCAACAAGATCCACTCGTCGCCTACAAGAAAGAGTCCTTCGAGATGTTCGAAGGCATGATGATGCGCTTCCAGGAAGACACCGCACGCCACCTCTTCCGCATGCAGATCATCGGCCCCGACGGCACCCCCATCGAATCCGCCGAGCAGCTAGCACAAGCACAAGCCCACGCGCAGGCTCTAGCCCAGGCCCAACAAGCCCAGCAACAGCTAGCCTCGGCCTCTCCCCAAAACGCGCTTCCTCCATCCGGCCCACCGCAACACACCAACGCTCCGGCCGCGCGTCAAAACGCACCGGCACCGCCACCCAACCGCGCTCCCTCCACCACTATCGATGCACTCGAACGCGAATTTCAAAAGAAGAAACAACGCGAACTAGAGCAGGCCCGCTCCGTAGGCTCAGCCTCTGCCGAAACCAACGGCACCGGCCCTCGTCACGCTGGCGAAAAGGTCGGCCGCAACGACGAGTGCCCCTGCGGCTCCGGCAAGAAGTACAAAAAGTGCCACGGAGCCACCGCGTAA
- a CDS encoding cupredoxin domain-containing protein, giving the protein MKSRISIFMSVAALSALSVCIPYSVYAQQNWKAVLGSQSKDMGKLAIAFLPNELWIHEGDNITWTSGSGEIHTVSFLIAGQAYTNFNVGCPGFSPSGTSFDGSKCVSAPPLVEGQNFTVSFPKPGNYSLVCLVHPHMTGVIHVLAASATLPHDQAFYDAQGAEQRKSLLNDTDKQRDMDDMLSAHVLANKNGVTAGIGEMTVTGAGFESLSVVRFLKGTIEIHKGDTIEWTNLDPALPHTITFGVEPANPVPPSGNVPLTLDADGVLHATINSQGDNVHSGLILASPENQVGVPQSPPGNTRFRITFTEAGTYKYICALHDELGMVGKVIVRPY; this is encoded by the coding sequence ATGAAATCGAGAATCTCGATATTTATGTCCGTGGCGGCGCTGTCGGCGCTGTCGGTTTGTATCCCGTATAGCGTTTATGCCCAACAAAACTGGAAAGCGGTGTTGGGCAGTCAAAGTAAAGATATGGGCAAGCTGGCCATCGCCTTTCTTCCGAACGAGCTTTGGATCCATGAGGGCGACAACATTACCTGGACCTCTGGCAGCGGTGAGATTCATACGGTGTCCTTCCTGATAGCTGGACAGGCGTACACCAATTTCAATGTGGGCTGTCCGGGGTTCTCGCCCAGTGGCACGAGTTTCGATGGCTCGAAGTGCGTCAGCGCCCCGCCGTTGGTGGAGGGACAAAATTTTACCGTGAGCTTTCCTAAACCTGGCAACTATAGCCTTGTCTGTCTGGTGCACCCGCACATGACTGGAGTGATCCACGTCCTCGCGGCGTCTGCGACTTTACCGCACGATCAGGCCTTCTATGACGCGCAGGGGGCGGAACAGCGGAAGAGTCTGCTGAACGATACCGATAAGCAGAGGGACATGGACGACATGCTGTCGGCGCACGTGCTGGCAAACAAGAACGGCGTGACTGCGGGCATTGGAGAGATGACCGTGACCGGCGCTGGATTTGAGTCGCTTTCCGTTGTGCGCTTTCTAAAGGGAACGATTGAAATTCACAAGGGAGACACGATCGAGTGGACCAATCTCGACCCGGCGTTGCCGCATACAATCACCTTCGGAGTGGAGCCGGCGAATCCCGTTCCTCCTTCCGGCAATGTGCCTTTGACTCTGGATGCGGACGGCGTATTGCATGCAACGATCAATTCGCAAGGGGACAACGTGCATTCGGGCCTTATTCTTGCGTCGCCGGAAAACCAGGTTGGCGTGCCACAGTCTCCTCCGGGCAACACGCGTTTCCGCATTACCTTCACGGAGGCGGGGACGTACAAATACATATGCGCGCTGCACGATGAGCTTGGCATGGTTGGCAAGGTGATTGTTCGGCCCTATTAG
- a CDS encoding sensor histidine kinase: protein MRLKTKLVLAATGLTFAIVLVLSALFVSELLRQRIEQTAAANDVLVHEVWLETRKAVEAGLRANPPVDKSDAALHEAVVNALRSQTALSDVMNTIVRYSPTVQDVSVTDAHGLTLVSTDPDAVDDKAVFRFSLASVQNGPISRQMRVVFGRPRVLDISQSLERNGVPFLVVHVGVRSTFLKNTYEPWLLDALIFASLAALAAMLSAGLLANVALRPLEAISARLEILTRAAGAIPERLGESRGTRTDEVVRVTRTLDRLGEQMRTQEAGYTALQANLNQMLDTLRDGVLLFTADRRAVMVSDAVAYFLGAPLNEDHEKLVGMRLEEIFAPDSVLGEAVLEAFAEGSQVSAQAITLEDGRQVQFSLDRIDDGLSGAGNVTTLLTLRDMESVAQLGQEIEVARRLAAIGRLTAGVGHEVKNPINAMVLHLELLRGKLVPGGVEAFGGAQRHVDILAGEMQRLDRVVQTLADFSRPMELHLREHDLRQVVGIVMELTAAEMQENQVHVVVNAPREPLTVRVDAQLMQQALLNLLLNGMQAMPDGGAMVVRLRRDHHFAVVEVIDEGVGIPPELLPRIFELYFTTKPKGSGIGLAMTYRILQLHGGAMEVRSSADPSSVERGTTFTFRLPLAAGAATESRKAAAAGAVQKELGERV, encoded by the coding sequence ATGCGGCTGAAGACGAAGCTCGTGCTTGCGGCGACGGGGTTGACGTTTGCGATCGTGCTGGTGCTGTCGGCACTGTTCGTGAGCGAGCTGTTGCGGCAGAGAATCGAACAGACGGCGGCAGCGAACGACGTGCTGGTGCACGAGGTTTGGCTCGAGACACGTAAGGCGGTGGAGGCAGGGCTGCGGGCGAATCCACCGGTGGACAAGAGCGATGCGGCGTTGCATGAGGCGGTGGTAAATGCGCTGCGGAGTCAGACGGCGCTGTCGGATGTGATGAATACGATTGTTCGCTACTCTCCTACCGTGCAGGACGTGAGTGTGACGGACGCGCATGGACTGACGCTGGTGAGCACGGACCCGGATGCGGTGGATGACAAGGCTGTGTTTCGGTTCAGTTTGGCGAGTGTGCAGAATGGGCCGATCTCGCGGCAGATGAGGGTTGTGTTCGGCAGGCCACGGGTGTTGGATATCTCGCAGTCGCTGGAGCGGAATGGGGTGCCGTTTCTGGTGGTGCATGTAGGGGTGCGGTCAACCTTTTTGAAGAACACGTATGAGCCGTGGCTGCTGGATGCGCTGATCTTTGCATCGCTGGCGGCGCTGGCGGCGATGTTGTCGGCTGGGCTGCTGGCGAATGTGGCGCTGCGTCCGCTTGAGGCTATCAGCGCGCGGCTGGAGATTTTGACGCGGGCTGCAGGAGCGATTCCGGAGCGGTTGGGGGAGAGCCGTGGTACGCGGACCGATGAAGTGGTTCGTGTGACCCGGACGCTGGACCGGCTGGGCGAGCAGATGCGTACACAGGAGGCCGGCTACACGGCGCTGCAGGCGAATTTGAACCAGATGCTGGATACGCTGCGCGATGGTGTGTTGCTGTTTACGGCGGACCGGCGCGCGGTGATGGTGTCGGATGCGGTGGCTTACTTTCTGGGAGCGCCTTTGAACGAAGATCACGAAAAGCTGGTGGGGATGCGGCTGGAGGAGATCTTTGCGCCGGATAGCGTGCTCGGAGAGGCGGTGTTGGAGGCGTTCGCCGAGGGCAGCCAGGTGAGTGCGCAGGCGATCACGCTGGAGGACGGGCGGCAGGTGCAATTCTCGCTGGACCGGATCGACGATGGGTTGAGCGGGGCGGGGAATGTGACGACGCTGTTGACGCTGCGGGATATGGAGTCAGTGGCGCAGCTCGGGCAGGAGATTGAAGTGGCGAGGAGGCTGGCTGCGATTGGGAGGCTGACGGCTGGGGTGGGGCACGAGGTCAAGAATCCGATTAATGCGATGGTGCTGCACCTGGAGCTGCTGCGCGGAAAGCTGGTGCCGGGTGGAGTTGAGGCGTTTGGCGGGGCGCAGCGGCATGTGGATATTCTGGCGGGAGAGATGCAGCGGTTGGACAGGGTGGTGCAGACGCTGGCGGACTTTTCGCGGCCGATGGAACTACATCTGCGGGAGCACGATCTGCGGCAGGTGGTGGGGATTGTGATGGAGCTGACGGCGGCCGAGATGCAGGAGAATCAAGTGCATGTCGTGGTGAATGCTCCGAGAGAACCGCTGACGGTGCGGGTGGATGCGCAACTGATGCAGCAGGCGCTGTTAAACTTGCTGCTGAATGGGATGCAGGCGATGCCCGATGGCGGGGCGATGGTGGTGCGGTTGAGGCGGGACCATCATTTTGCCGTTGTGGAAGTAATTGATGAAGGAGTAGGTATACCGCCAGAGCTATTACCGCGTATCTTCGAACTGTACTTCACCACCAAACCGAAGGGCAGCGGAATAGGATTGGCGATGACGTACAGGATTTTGCAGTTACATGGCGGAGCGATGGAGGTAAGATCCAGTGCGGACCCCAGTTCGGTCGAGCGAGGGACAACCTTTACGTTTCGGCTGCCGCTAGCGGCAGGAGCGGCCACCGAGAGCAGAAAGGCCGCCGCGGCTGGAGCAGTGCAGAAAGAGTTAGGGGAACGGGTTTGA
- a CDS encoding sigma-54-dependent transcriptional regulator, whose translation MLEKVLIVEDEVHARSGLTELIESWGYRAECAADGMEGLEKAVSWAPAIVVTDLKMPRMDGMELLSRIGELPQKMAVVMLTAQGSIESAVDAMRLGAYDYIPKPVDPHRLKTILHNASRQREADAELEAEGRQQRDTGVLGPMVGSSPQMVEIFSMIERIAPSNVSVLVTGESGTGKELVARALHDLSARRLKPFVAVNCAAIPETLIESEIFGHEKGAFTGALERRAGCFELAEEGTLLLDEIGEMPMATQAKLLRVLEDRKLRRLGSKIETPVDVRVVAATNKDPEKAVSNGDLRGDLYYRLNVFNIQMPPLRDHLMDVSAIAEKMIDDMNERHHCTVAGLKDSLMNRLEGYQWPGNVRELRNTIERAVILAGSGMLGIEHLPPHFGEPGFAPPPNRVGGMETILVSQEASFEDGQRRLDESNSVRVEVGTTVDEAERQLILKTLVATHNNKTKAAEILGISSKTLQNKLKEYSNASVTE comes from the coding sequence GTGTTGGAAAAGGTTTTGATTGTTGAAGATGAGGTTCACGCGCGGAGTGGCCTTACAGAGCTGATTGAAAGCTGGGGCTATAGGGCGGAGTGTGCTGCCGATGGGATGGAGGGTCTGGAGAAGGCGGTCTCCTGGGCTCCGGCGATTGTTGTGACCGATCTGAAGATGCCGCGGATGGACGGCATGGAGCTGCTGAGCCGGATTGGCGAACTGCCGCAGAAGATGGCGGTGGTGATGCTGACGGCGCAGGGTTCGATTGAATCGGCCGTCGATGCGATGCGGCTTGGGGCGTACGACTATATTCCGAAGCCGGTGGACCCGCATCGTCTGAAGACGATTCTGCATAATGCGAGCCGGCAACGGGAGGCGGACGCTGAGCTAGAGGCGGAGGGAAGGCAGCAACGCGACACGGGCGTGCTGGGGCCGATGGTGGGCTCGTCGCCGCAGATGGTGGAGATCTTCTCGATGATCGAGAGGATTGCGCCGTCGAATGTGTCGGTACTGGTGACCGGCGAGAGCGGGACAGGCAAGGAGCTGGTGGCGCGGGCGCTGCATGACCTGAGTGCGCGGAGACTGAAGCCGTTTGTGGCGGTGAACTGCGCGGCGATTCCGGAGACGCTGATTGAGAGCGAGATCTTCGGGCATGAGAAGGGTGCGTTTACCGGGGCACTCGAGCGACGGGCTGGATGCTTTGAGCTGGCAGAGGAGGGAACGCTGCTGCTGGATGAGATTGGCGAGATGCCGATGGCGACGCAGGCGAAGCTGCTGCGGGTGCTCGAGGATCGGAAGCTGCGAAGACTGGGCAGCAAGATTGAGACGCCGGTGGATGTGAGAGTGGTGGCGGCGACGAATAAAGATCCTGAGAAGGCAGTTTCGAACGGAGACCTGCGTGGTGATCTGTATTACCGGCTGAATGTTTTTAATATCCAGATGCCTCCGTTGCGTGATCATTTGATGGACGTGTCCGCGATTGCGGAGAAGATGATCGATGATATGAACGAGCGACACCATTGCACGGTGGCTGGGCTGAAAGATTCGCTGATGAATCGGCTGGAGGGATACCAGTGGCCGGGCAATGTGCGGGAGCTGCGGAATACGATTGAGCGCGCGGTGATTCTTGCGGGCTCGGGGATGCTTGGGATTGAGCATCTGCCGCCGCACTTTGGGGAGCCGGGGTTCGCTCCACCTCCGAATAGAGTTGGTGGTATGGAGACCATTCTGGTTTCGCAAGAGGCGTCGTTCGAGGATGGTCAGCGACGGTTGGATGAGTCGAACTCGGTGCGGGTTGAGGTGGGGACTACGGTGGATGAGGCGGAGCGGCAACTGATTCTGAAGACACTGGTGGCGACGCATAACAACAAGACGAAGGCCGCGGAGATTCTCGGGATCAGTTCGAAGACCCTGCAGAATAAGCTGAAGGAGTATTCGAACGCTTCAGTGACGGAGTAA
- a CDS encoding rhodanese-like domain-containing protein, with the protein MLEPEITAEAFSKLRQQPNAPLLLDVREPWEFQSASLPNSVLIPMGDIPSRAHAELDPDAPIVVLCHHGARSLSVTMWLRNQGFEHAQSLAGGIDAWSRTIDPTIPRY; encoded by the coding sequence ATGTTAGAGCCCGAAATTACCGCAGAAGCCTTCTCCAAACTCCGCCAGCAGCCCAACGCCCCCCTTTTGTTGGACGTCCGCGAGCCCTGGGAGTTCCAATCCGCCAGCCTCCCCAACTCTGTCCTCATTCCCATGGGCGATATCCCCTCCCGCGCCCACGCGGAACTCGATCCCGACGCCCCTATCGTCGTCCTCTGCCACCACGGCGCCCGCTCCCTCAGCGTTACTATGTGGTTGCGAAATCAGGGTTTCGAGCATGCCCAATCCCTCGCCGGAGGCATCGACGCCTGGTCCCGCACCATCGACCCAACCATCCCCCGCTACTAA